In Candidatus Alcyoniella australis, one DNA window encodes the following:
- a CDS encoding 1-acyl-sn-glycerol-3-phosphate acyltransferase: MSNDRQPSQGGDARDYDLYSAYMPQVPGGPLGRFLNYLFSRVQVDSSALGRDWTPPPDSTIFYAVGSPGWYPFLFMAQRAAQLGLDPPRFSHYRSLYPFLSVKRTLRRIGGIARSALQRRRYPNPYRDGFVNASIERGEAQMIFLKQYEGLPRRFFYDRPDPLAELIKMLADSQRRIIVIPLLLLHAKTPLQETNSLVDLLFGPPDDPGTLRTLYNLLTRPGFALCRLMPPIDLREYVQRTAPQVPDIFNRHEELAYELRREVLDLLNRERRVIQGPRLKSREEIVDIVAHDRDLLSQVKALAEADGKDFLKDYYHLPRRYADEIASDYSDSMVRVLIRILTRLLGRMYTSIEVRVGNLRKVRKMARDMPVIYIPCHKSHIDYLLVSYVLYRQHMIPPHIAAGINLNFWPLSAIFRRGGAFFLRRSFKGQPVYAATFAKYVETLIRHGHNIEFFIEGGRSRVGKLIVPKLGFLSIVLDAFRRSGVRDLLIAPISIDYERIFEERFYLKELAGKGNEGENLGTVFRHRKMILQPQGSVHLTFAEPFTVGQYLREEGLENVPTQREQTMALAQRIAYRVSYEINRVSLTTPASIVAAALIADPRRGVLRSELIARCGVLVRLLHRRGAKLQETVLRDPDWVEKVLALLQGQSLLKLEDDPSDPRAAICYVEPDKRLALSLYRNMLMHHVQFLSLLSLAALARDKHGRRSPIPELFDDFSWLMRLLRYEFIFGDQPRPDEQRRRFDFGRELEQLLDSGLLKLDGENVDSDPNQHNILTLWAGQTASFCEGYYVLCHTLGRLKNRELGDRDLLRHALKQSERLIGLGEIGRTEAASKSIFDNALRMLVDEQIVSRLRKKLGTKKEVVLYRVADRERLAQTTERLSNFISF; the protein is encoded by the coding sequence ATGAGCAACGACCGGCAGCCTTCGCAGGGCGGCGACGCCCGCGACTACGACCTCTACAGCGCGTACATGCCGCAGGTCCCCGGCGGCCCTTTGGGTCGTTTTCTCAATTACCTGTTCTCGCGGGTACAGGTCGACAGTTCGGCCCTGGGCCGCGACTGGACCCCGCCGCCGGACAGTACGATCTTTTACGCCGTGGGCTCGCCGGGCTGGTATCCGTTTCTGTTCATGGCCCAGCGCGCCGCGCAGCTCGGTCTGGACCCGCCGCGTTTCAGCCACTATCGCAGCCTCTATCCGTTTCTCAGCGTCAAGCGCACCCTGCGCCGCATCGGCGGAATCGCGCGTAGCGCGTTGCAGCGGCGGCGCTATCCCAACCCCTACCGCGACGGGTTCGTCAACGCCTCGATCGAGCGCGGTGAGGCGCAGATGATCTTCCTCAAACAGTACGAGGGGCTGCCGCGCCGCTTCTTCTACGACCGACCCGATCCGCTGGCCGAGTTGATAAAAATGCTGGCCGACTCGCAACGTCGGATCATCGTGATCCCGCTGCTGCTGCTGCACGCCAAGACTCCGCTGCAAGAGACCAACTCGCTGGTCGACCTGCTGTTCGGCCCGCCGGACGACCCGGGGACACTGCGTACGCTGTACAACCTGCTGACCAGACCCGGCTTCGCCCTGTGTCGTCTGATGCCGCCGATCGACCTGCGCGAATACGTGCAGCGCACCGCGCCGCAAGTACCCGACATCTTCAACCGTCACGAGGAGCTGGCCTACGAGCTGCGGCGCGAGGTGCTCGACCTGCTTAACCGCGAGCGCCGCGTAATCCAGGGGCCGCGGCTGAAGTCGCGCGAGGAGATCGTCGACATCGTGGCCCACGACCGCGACCTGCTTTCGCAGGTCAAGGCCCTGGCCGAGGCCGATGGCAAGGACTTTCTCAAGGACTACTATCACCTGCCCCGGCGCTACGCCGACGAGATCGCCAGCGACTACTCGGACAGCATGGTTCGCGTGCTCATCCGGATCCTCACCCGACTACTTGGCCGGATGTACACCTCGATCGAGGTCCGCGTGGGCAACCTGCGCAAGGTGCGCAAGATGGCGCGCGATATGCCGGTGATCTACATCCCGTGCCACAAGAGCCACATCGACTACCTGCTGGTCTCCTACGTGCTCTACCGCCAGCACATGATCCCGCCGCACATCGCCGCCGGGATCAACCTCAACTTCTGGCCGCTGTCGGCGATCTTTCGCAGGGGCGGCGCGTTCTTCCTGCGCCGCAGTTTCAAGGGGCAGCCGGTCTACGCCGCGACCTTCGCCAAGTACGTTGAAACGCTGATCCGCCACGGGCACAACATCGAGTTTTTTATCGAGGGCGGCCGCAGCCGCGTGGGCAAGTTGATCGTGCCCAAGCTGGGCTTCCTTTCGATCGTGCTCGATGCCTTCCGCCGCTCGGGAGTGCGCGACCTGCTGATCGCGCCGATCTCCATCGACTACGAGCGGATCTTTGAGGAGCGCTTCTACCTCAAGGAGCTGGCGGGCAAGGGGAACGAGGGCGAAAACCTGGGCACGGTCTTCCGCCATCGCAAAATGATCCTCCAGCCCCAGGGCTCGGTGCACCTGACCTTTGCCGAGCCGTTCACCGTGGGCCAGTACCTACGCGAGGAAGGGCTCGAAAACGTGCCGACCCAGCGCGAGCAGACCATGGCGCTGGCCCAGCGCATCGCCTACCGCGTGAGCTACGAGATCAACCGCGTCAGCCTGACCACGCCCGCATCGATCGTCGCCGCCGCCTTGATCGCCGACCCGCGCCGCGGAGTGCTGCGTAGCGAACTGATCGCGCGCTGCGGCGTGCTGGTGCGGCTGCTGCACCGTCGCGGAGCCAAGCTGCAGGAGACCGTGCTGCGCGACCCGGACTGGGTCGAGAAAGTACTGGCGCTGCTTCAGGGGCAATCGCTGCTCAAGCTCGAGGACGACCCGAGCGACCCGCGGGCCGCAATCTGCTACGTCGAGCCGGACAAGCGCCTGGCCCTCTCGCTGTACCGCAACATGCTGATGCACCACGTGCAGTTCCTCTCGCTGCTTTCGCTGGCCGCCCTGGCGCGCGACAAACACGGCCGGCGCTCGCCGATCCCGGAGCTGTTCGACGACTTCTCCTGGCTGATGCGCCTGCTGCGCTACGAGTTCATCTTCGGCGACCAGCCGCGGCCCGACGAGCAACGACGGCGCTTTGACTTCGGCCGCGAGCTCGAGCAACTGCTCGACTCGGGCCTGCTCAAACTCGATGGCGAGAACGTCGATAGCGACCCCAACCAGCACAACATCCTGACGCTCTGGGCCGGACAGACCGCGAGCTTTTGCGAGGGTTACTACGTGCTGTGCCACACCCTGGGCAGGCTTAAGAACCGCGAGCTGGGCGACCGCGACCTGCTGCGTCACGCGCTCAAACAGAGCGAACGGCTGATCGGCCTGGGCGAGATCGGTCGCACCGAGGCGGCGAGCAAAAGCATTTTCGACAACGCCCTGCGGATGCTGGTCGACGAGCAGATCGTCAGCCGCTTGCGTAAAAAGCTGGGGACTAAAAAAGAGGTCGTGCTCTACCGCGTGGCCGATCGCGAACGCCTGGCCCAAACCACCGAACGCCTCTCGAACTTCATCAGCTTCTAA
- a CDS encoding phospholipase D-like domain-containing protein, with translation MAITLGADRIELFRNGRELYPRMLGDIERAQRAIHWEMYIFADDPVGELFRDALARRAAAGVEVLLLVDALGSLGTPSTFFDSVRRAGGTVRFFNPLALWRHGGGRYRALPWDRRDHRKLLVIDHELAYVGGINLGNQFLHWEDLQLRVEGPGAARLAESFQSVWRADPRILFRRMLEPYRSTSRLIDVLDGFPAPDYSPIKKAYVSIIKRARSTLWLSQSYFFPSRKLRRELAKAVARGVDVRLMLPAHSDIYVVEMASRRLYAKLLKQGVRIYLYEPTMLHTKWACVDGRQSIVGSANLDPVSLFHTLEIDLLIRSEELAAQLEELFKHNIERCRALDFTSWSRRPWLDRLRERLWYRLRRFFYYS, from the coding sequence ATGGCGATCACCCTTGGCGCGGACAGGATCGAGCTGTTTCGCAACGGTCGCGAGCTTTACCCGCGGATGCTCGGCGACATCGAACGCGCCCAGCGCGCCATCCACTGGGAGATGTACATCTTTGCCGACGACCCGGTGGGCGAGCTGTTCCGCGACGCCCTTGCCAGGCGCGCCGCGGCCGGGGTTGAGGTGCTGCTGCTGGTCGACGCACTGGGCTCGTTGGGCACGCCCTCGACGTTTTTCGACAGCGTGCGCCGCGCCGGCGGCACGGTGCGCTTTTTCAATCCGCTGGCGCTTTGGCGTCACGGCGGCGGACGCTATCGTGCGCTGCCGTGGGATCGACGCGACCACCGCAAGCTGCTGGTGATCGACCACGAGCTGGCCTACGTCGGTGGGATCAACCTGGGCAATCAGTTCCTGCACTGGGAGGACCTACAACTGCGCGTGGAGGGACCGGGCGCCGCGCGGCTGGCCGAGAGCTTCCAGAGCGTCTGGCGCGCTGACCCGCGTATCCTATTCCGCAGGATGCTCGAACCGTACCGGTCCACGTCCAGGCTGATCGACGTGCTCGACGGCTTTCCCGCTCCGGACTACAGCCCGATTAAGAAAGCCTACGTCTCGATCATCAAGCGCGCGCGCAGCACGTTGTGGCTCAGCCAGTCCTACTTCTTTCCCAGCCGCAAGCTGCGCCGGGAACTGGCCAAGGCCGTGGCGCGCGGGGTCGACGTCAGGCTGATGCTGCCGGCGCATTCGGACATCTACGTTGTCGAGATGGCCAGCCGACGGCTCTACGCCAAGCTGCTCAAGCAGGGGGTGCGGATCTACCTTTACGAGCCGACGATGCTCCACACCAAGTGGGCCTGCGTCGATGGTCGGCAGTCGATCGTCGGCTCGGCCAACCTCGATCCGGTGAGCCTGTTTCATACCCTGGAGATCGATTTGCTGATCCGTTCCGAGGAACTTGCTGCGCAACTCGAGGAGCTGTTCAAGCACAACATCGAACGCTGCCGGGCCCTTGATTTCACCTCCTGGTCAAGGCGACCGTGGCTGGATCGGCTGCGCGAACGGCTGTGGTACCGGCTGCGGCGTTTCTTTTATTACTCGTGA
- the prmC gene encoding peptide chain release factor N(5)-glutamine methyltransferase, with protein sequence MSQGAQSNQRQMSVLELLGTSTEFLRERGVQEPRLDAELLIGEVLGLDRLGLYLQHDRQVETAERDRFRELIRRRLSGEPVAYILGRKEFYGLEFEVGPAVLVPRPETEVLVDCLLKLLAEQKLERPLIAEVGAGSGAICVSLAHSLPGAQLVATEISPEALEFASRNAVRHNVAEHIELLQSDVLERVAGPLDAVISNPPYIAEHELAALPADVRDHEPHAALIAGPDGLELIQRLVEQAAPLLRPGGVLCFEIGAGQLDRVTGIITGHGGYDAPRAAKDLAGHHRVVIAHREN encoded by the coding sequence ATGAGCCAGGGTGCGCAAAGCAACCAACGTCAGATGAGCGTGCTCGAGCTGCTGGGCACATCCACCGAGTTTCTACGCGAGCGCGGAGTACAGGAACCGCGGCTGGACGCCGAGTTATTAATAGGCGAGGTGCTCGGTTTGGACCGCCTGGGGCTGTACCTGCAGCACGACCGCCAGGTCGAAACAGCGGAGCGCGACCGTTTTCGCGAACTGATCCGGCGACGGTTGAGCGGCGAGCCGGTGGCCTACATCCTGGGTCGCAAGGAGTTCTACGGCCTGGAGTTCGAGGTCGGCCCGGCGGTGCTCGTTCCGCGTCCCGAGACCGAGGTGCTGGTCGACTGCCTGCTCAAGCTGCTGGCCGAACAAAAGCTGGAGCGCCCGTTGATTGCCGAGGTCGGTGCGGGGAGCGGCGCGATCTGCGTGTCGCTGGCGCACAGTCTGCCCGGCGCGCAACTGGTCGCCACCGAGATCAGCCCCGAGGCGCTGGAGTTCGCCAGTCGCAACGCGGTGCGTCACAACGTGGCCGAGCACATCGAACTGCTGCAATCGGACGTGCTCGAGCGGGTCGCGGGCCCGCTGGACGCGGTTATCAGCAACCCACCCTACATCGCCGAGCACGAGCTGGCCGCGCTGCCGGCCGACGTGCGCGACCACGAACCGCACGCGGCGTTGATCGCCGGTCCCGACGGGCTGGAACTGATCCAGCGTTTGGTCGAGCAGGCCGCGCCGCTGCTGCGGCCCGGCGGCGTGCTGTGTTTCGAGATCGGCGCCGGACAACTGGATCGAGTAACTGGGATAATCACCGGCCACGGCGGGTACGACGCGCCGCGCGCGGCCAAGGACCTGGCCGGACACCATCGGGTGGTAATCGCCCACAGGGAGAACTAG
- a CDS encoding YbjN domain-containing protein, translating to MRAIVAILALSALLSAAPASMAGPTTATSPAPQAAICTVDLELVKGYAARLGIIGQASESGMLGRVVFDGRTFDLLLSADPAACLCYLALLDLCELKADDPKRAVVLQRAMELNYELAMGKLEWDRKAGTIRLSHSFSTESGLSYEQFRGVLLTLLSAAQPLRSELKSAR from the coding sequence ATGAGAGCGATCGTCGCGATTCTGGCGCTAAGCGCGCTGCTGTCGGCCGCGCCTGCGTCCATGGCCGGTCCGACTACCGCGACGAGTCCAGCGCCGCAGGCCGCGATTTGCACCGTCGACCTGGAGCTGGTCAAGGGCTACGCCGCGCGACTGGGGATTATCGGACAAGCTTCGGAGAGCGGGATGTTGGGGCGCGTTGTATTCGACGGCCGGACCTTTGATCTGCTGCTGTCAGCGGACCCGGCGGCCTGCCTGTGCTACCTGGCGCTGCTGGACCTCTGCGAGTTAAAGGCCGACGACCCCAAGCGCGCCGTGGTGCTGCAACGGGCCATGGAGCTGAACTACGAGCTGGCAATGGGCAAACTCGAGTGGGACCGCAAGGCCGGTACAATCCGGCTCAGCCACAGCTTCAGCACCGAGTCGGGCCTGAGCTACGAACAGTTCCGCGGTGTGCTCTTGACCCTGCTCAGCGCGGCCCAGCCGCTACGCTCGGAACTGAAGTCAGCACGATGA
- a CDS encoding S24 family peptidase, translated as MPKLGSYLRKKRKLARMTIEQVAQQCGITKQYVSEIELRGLIPKKEKLVAIAKSLGLDPSHLLRMAEFDRNPEVAELIYGDVVYNEQLPMIPVIAWAQAGQSGFWEDPYPVGQGIEFLSRPAEIKDPNAYALVVDGESMVPRLNPGDRIICTPEVQLDDIPSRSLVVVKLKDGEVMVKELRRVDDGLLLHSTNPEYNPVFVNNSQIEWIHRVVSVVFH; from the coding sequence ATGCCAAAGCTAGGATCATATCTGCGGAAAAAGCGGAAGCTGGCTCGGATGACCATCGAACAGGTGGCTCAGCAGTGCGGCATCACCAAGCAGTACGTCTCCGAGATCGAGCTGCGCGGGCTGATCCCCAAAAAGGAGAAGCTCGTGGCCATCGCCAAATCCCTGGGTCTGGACCCCTCCCATTTGCTGCGCATGGCCGAGTTCGACCGCAACCCCGAGGTGGCCGAGCTGATCTACGGCGATGTGGTCTACAACGAGCAGCTGCCGATGATCCCGGTAATCGCCTGGGCTCAAGCCGGCCAGTCCGGCTTCTGGGAAGACCCCTACCCCGTGGGCCAAGGGATCGAGTTCCTCTCGCGTCCGGCCGAGATCAAGGACCCCAACGCCTACGCGCTGGTGGTCGATGGCGAATCGATGGTGCCGCGACTTAATCCCGGCGACCGCATTATCTGCACTCCCGAGGTGCAGCTCGACGACATCCCCTCGCGCTCGCTGGTGGTGGTCAAGCTCAAGGACGGCGAGGTGATGGTCAAAGAACTGCGCCGGGTGGACGACGGCCTGCTGCTGCACTCGACCAATCCCGAGTACAATCCGGTATTCGTCAACAACTCGCAGATCGAGTGGATCCACCGGGTGGTCAGCGTGGTCTTTCATTAG
- a CDS encoding HAD family phosphatase → MGQSPLAVFDVDRTCVDGMTGFLFSSHLFSRRMVGRAARWDVARTMLRYRLGLSGQREMVRIGVTVLRDLPESAVRQAAAEAFELRIRPRMLRGALKTAQSLTARDVELIVASGSSRYIVERIGHELGACDVLATDNEVRDGVCSDRPLEPLCFGKGKLELLQRALKSRGLSVEQVALYTDNYSDLSLLERVAEPHVVNPEPLLEQLAEQRGWPVHHWLERLDGSAAGGSSFPIRQRARSNK, encoded by the coding sequence ATGGGCCAAAGCCCGCTGGCCGTGTTCGACGTCGACCGCACCTGCGTTGACGGGATGACCGGCTTTCTATTTTCCTCGCACCTGTTCTCGCGGCGGATGGTCGGCCGTGCGGCGCGTTGGGACGTGGCGCGCACCATGCTGCGCTACCGGCTGGGGTTGTCCGGCCAGCGCGAGATGGTGCGCATCGGCGTCACGGTTTTACGCGACCTGCCCGAGTCCGCGGTGCGCCAGGCCGCGGCCGAGGCGTTCGAGCTGCGGATCAGGCCCCGAATGCTGCGCGGCGCGCTGAAAACAGCGCAAAGCCTCACGGCCCGGGACGTCGAGCTGATTGTAGCCTCGGGATCCAGCCGCTACATTGTCGAGCGCATCGGCCACGAACTCGGAGCGTGCGATGTGCTGGCCACGGACAACGAGGTGCGCGACGGCGTGTGCTCCGACCGCCCGCTGGAGCCGCTGTGCTTTGGCAAGGGCAAGCTCGAGCTGTTGCAACGCGCGCTGAAAAGCCGCGGGCTAAGCGTCGAGCAGGTCGCGCTGTACACCGACAACTACTCCGATTTGTCATTGCTCGAACGCGTGGCCGAGCCGCACGTGGTCAATCCCGAGCCGTTGCTCGAGCAACTTGCAGAGCAGCGCGGCTGGCCAGTGCACCACTGGCTGGAGCGGCTCGACGGCAGCGCTGCCGGCGGATCGAGCTTTCCGATCAGGCAACGCGCGAGGAGTAACAAATGA
- a CDS encoding alpha-galactosidase → MARLLTLLTLVFVLALIAPGCEENVEDSTDGTQDDGTVEYPACSLIPLIDEQSRTFKLISAPPCSFELLGGEARLALRRDDRLEWVALGDYPHARADYTSSSTRWSFSGHNFAPDLELEISPSDEPLGVTFTALLSAHSTAQIEGYEIAFNASRGVGVGGVSAVGFNGGYQMLHNGHDAWSPTQIERIEVGDGAVPRADGRVKACANNYHPGDDCRGVSWWVGAWSVQRDEAGNGGETLAAGALSAHTWKTYIASEALRADGRGNLIVAQGTPGDAIDLAAGSELILDPLFFTVAQNGVDALYDYAQRVAQVVPPLTSGQRPRGWGSWYEFFADVTEQNVLDQLPTIDSEFADAGYTLVQLDDGYMPRWGDWKANDKFPSGLDRLADAISAYGLRPGIWMAPLLVDVESGVYQAHPDWFVRDSAGEHPLFDNLGAASYAYLDVTHPDAADWLRVQISTMVHRGFTYLKLDFLFAGSIEGVRRESVTSMQAYQRAMNLIRDAAGQEVFILACGEPILPSVGQAHAIRTGTDVVSPLFPWPLHVINANLARMNSARFFTSRWFLIDPDNLVVREPLGDDEARLSAVINALGGDHLLLGDDLNQLDAQRKLLLLSPQLIELADARGRFEPLDLFDQYTPVLIKNPAEDVLFFNSRPPKLWWRELSEGSGYLAVVGWRKGLNNVTLRLRDLSAEHSRLVLTELFSDESLELGSDPLNFEIQGPAIKVFRVQPR, encoded by the coding sequence ATGGCCCGCTTGTTGACCTTGCTGACGCTGGTTTTTGTTCTGGCGCTAATCGCGCCGGGCTGCGAGGAGAACGTCGAGGACTCCACGGACGGGACGCAGGACGATGGAACGGTGGAGTACCCGGCCTGCTCGCTGATCCCGCTGATCGACGAACAATCGCGCACGTTCAAACTGATCTCCGCGCCGCCGTGCTCGTTCGAGCTGCTCGGCGGCGAGGCGCGGCTGGCCCTGCGGCGCGACGACCGCCTGGAGTGGGTCGCGCTGGGCGACTATCCGCATGCCCGGGCCGACTACACCAGCAGCAGCACGCGCTGGTCGTTCAGCGGACACAATTTTGCCCCGGATTTGGAGCTGGAGATCTCGCCAAGCGACGAGCCGTTGGGGGTTACGTTCACCGCGCTGCTCAGCGCGCACTCCACCGCGCAAATCGAGGGGTATGAAATCGCGTTCAACGCCTCGCGGGGTGTGGGGGTTGGCGGGGTAAGCGCCGTGGGCTTTAACGGCGGATACCAGATGCTGCACAACGGCCACGACGCCTGGAGCCCGACGCAGATCGAGCGCATCGAGGTCGGAGACGGCGCGGTGCCGCGCGCTGACGGCCGGGTCAAGGCCTGCGCCAACAACTATCATCCGGGCGATGATTGTCGCGGAGTCTCGTGGTGGGTCGGCGCCTGGTCCGTGCAGCGCGACGAGGCGGGCAACGGCGGCGAGACATTGGCCGCGGGCGCGCTCTCGGCCCACACCTGGAAGACCTATATCGCCTCCGAGGCACTGCGCGCCGACGGCCGCGGCAACCTGATCGTTGCGCAGGGCACGCCGGGCGACGCCATCGATCTCGCCGCGGGCAGCGAGCTGATCCTCGACCCGCTGTTCTTCACTGTGGCGCAAAACGGCGTAGACGCGCTGTACGACTACGCCCAGCGCGTGGCCCAAGTCGTACCGCCGCTGACCAGCGGCCAGCGGCCGCGCGGCTGGGGCAGCTGGTACGAGTTCTTCGCCGATGTCACCGAGCAAAATGTGCTCGACCAACTGCCGACAATCGACTCCGAATTTGCCGACGCCGGGTACACCCTGGTCCAGCTCGACGACGGCTACATGCCGCGCTGGGGCGATTGGAAAGCCAACGACAAGTTCCCCTCGGGCCTGGACCGGCTGGCCGACGCGATCTCGGCCTACGGCCTGCGACCCGGGATCTGGATGGCGCCGCTGCTGGTCGACGTCGAGTCCGGCGTCTACCAGGCGCACCCCGACTGGTTCGTACGCGACAGTGCGGGCGAGCACCCGCTGTTCGACAACCTCGGCGCAGCGTCCTACGCCTACCTCGACGTGACCCACCCGGACGCGGCCGACTGGCTGCGGGTCCAGATCTCGACCATGGTTCACCGCGGCTTCACCTACCTCAAGCTCGACTTCCTCTTCGCCGGATCGATCGAGGGCGTGCGCCGCGAGTCGGTCACCTCGATGCAGGCTTACCAGCGGGCGATGAACCTGATCCGCGATGCGGCGGGCCAGGAGGTGTTCATCCTGGCCTGCGGCGAGCCGATCTTGCCCAGCGTGGGCCAGGCGCACGCGATCCGCACCGGCACCGACGTGGTCAGCCCGCTGTTTCCCTGGCCGCTTCACGTGATCAACGCCAACCTGGCGCGGATGAACTCGGCGCGCTTTTTCACCAGCCGCTGGTTCCTGATCGACCCGGACAACCTGGTGGTGCGCGAGCCGCTGGGCGATGACGAGGCCCGACTCTCGGCCGTGATCAACGCTTTGGGCGGCGACCACCTGCTGCTGGGCGACGACCTCAACCAGCTCGACGCCCAGCGCAAACTTTTGCTGCTCTCGCCGCAGCTGATCGAGCTGGCCGACGCCCGGGGACGATTCGAACCGCTGGACCTGTTCGATCAGTACACGCCGGTGCTGATTAAAAATCCGGCCGAGGACGTGCTGTTCTTCAACTCGCGCCCGCCTAAACTCTGGTGGCGTGAACTCAGCGAGGGCAGCGGCTACCTGGCGGTCGTCGGTTGGCGCAAGGGCCTGAACAACGTCACACTGCGGCTGCGCGATCTGAGTGCTGAGCACTCGCGCCTGGTGCTGACCGAGCTGTTCAGCGACGAGTCGCTCGAGCTCGGGTCCGACCCGCTGAACTTTGAAATCCAAGGGCCGGCAATTAAGGTCTTTCGCGTTCAGCCGCGATAG
- the murA gene encoding UDP-N-acetylglucosamine 1-carboxyvinyltransferase: MDRIVVQGGQRLIGEVEVSGSKNAALPQMTAALLTDEPLTIRGMPDLVDVSTTKALLQTLGVKIEGAREMTLDASDVSSTEAPYDVVRRMRASILVLGPLVARFGHAKVSLPGGCAIGVRPINLHLAGLRSMGVKIDLEHGYVVAQGKPQGAKVVFDFPTVGGTENILMAATLAKGTTVIENAAREPEIVDLARLLSAMGAKIEGAGSEVITVEGVERLHGADWDLMPDRIETGTLMTAAAITRGNVLLRGARAGDLEAVVEKFKDAGVSIEPQTDGVRVSCVDRPRAVDLRTAPYPGFPTDMQAQFMALMTLAQGTSVITETIFENRFMHVPELRRLGAQIQIEGRSAVVRGVELPSGATVMATDLRASASLVLAGLAASGTTIVRRVYHLDRGYERIERKLASLGATIRREKE; the protein is encoded by the coding sequence ATGGATCGCATCGTAGTGCAGGGCGGACAGCGGCTGATCGGCGAAGTCGAGGTCTCGGGCTCGAAGAACGCGGCGCTGCCGCAGATGACCGCGGCGCTGCTCACCGACGAACCGCTGACCATTCGCGGAATGCCCGACCTGGTGGACGTAAGCACGACCAAGGCGCTGCTTCAGACCCTCGGCGTCAAGATCGAGGGCGCCCGCGAGATGACCCTCGATGCCAGCGACGTGTCCTCCACCGAGGCGCCCTACGACGTGGTGCGCAGAATGCGCGCCAGCATCCTGGTGCTCGGACCGCTGGTGGCGCGCTTCGGCCACGCCAAGGTCAGCCTGCCCGGCGGCTGCGCCATCGGCGTGCGCCCGATCAACCTGCACCTGGCCGGCCTGCGCTCGATGGGGGTCAAAATCGACCTCGAGCACGGATACGTAGTAGCCCAGGGGAAGCCTCAAGGGGCGAAAGTCGTCTTCGACTTCCCCACGGTCGGCGGCACCGAGAACATATTGATGGCCGCGACCCTGGCCAAGGGAACCACCGTGATCGAGAACGCCGCGCGCGAGCCCGAGATCGTCGACCTGGCGCGCCTGCTCTCGGCGATGGGGGCCAAGATCGAGGGCGCGGGCTCGGAGGTAATTACCGTCGAGGGGGTCGAGCGGTTGCACGGCGCGGACTGGGATCTGATGCCCGACCGCATCGAGACCGGCACCTTGATGACCGCCGCGGCGATCACCCGCGGCAACGTACTACTGCGCGGCGCGCGCGCCGGTGATCTGGAGGCGGTCGTCGAAAAGTTCAAGGACGCCGGAGTGAGCATCGAGCCGCAGACCGACGGCGTACGCGTCAGCTGCGTCGACCGCCCGCGCGCCGTGGACCTGCGCACAGCGCCCTACCCGGGTTTCCCCACGGACATGCAGGCGCAGTTCATGGCGCTGATGACCCTGGCTCAGGGCACGTCGGTAATCACCGAGACGATCTTCGAAAACCGCTTCATGCACGTGCCCGAGCTGCGCAGGCTCGGAGCCCAGATTCAGATCGAGGGGCGTTCGGCCGTGGTGCGCGGCGTGGAGCTGCCCTCGGGCGCCACGGTGATGGCCACGGATCTGCGTGCCAGCGCCAGCCTGGTGCTCGCCGGACTGGCCGCCTCGGGCACCACCATCGTGCGCCGCGTCTATCACCTCGACCGCGGTTACGAGCGCATCGAGCGCAAGCTCGCATCTTTAGGAGCGACGATCAGGCGCGAGAAAGAATAG